One genomic segment of Garra rufa chromosome 13, GarRuf1.0, whole genome shotgun sequence includes these proteins:
- the fermt1 gene encoding fermitin family homolog 1 produces the protein MATAAELGHNSWELSIQVDQREGDEGMKFKLRVKGDLHVGGLMLKLVEKIKAPQDWSDHAIWWEKRSCWLLKTHWTLDKYGVQADADLRYTPQHKPLCIQLPNMKTIRLPVSFSGVVFRAVAEICKALNIRRSEELSLLKPTDDQKKKKKKDKGTESAFDEILNMDIAGGALGLYSKTMTPTYDPDSGSPASSTSLWFGENPLTACQPNLPPEELAKLFKPLTMEDKAVINAG, from the exons ATGGCCACTGCTGCTGAGTTGGGACACAACTCCTGGGAGCTCAGCATCCAGGTGGACCAGCGTGAGGGAGATGAGGGCATGAAGTTCAAACTGCGGGTCAAGGGGGATCTTCATGTCGGGGGTCTCATGCTCAAACTCGTGGAGAAGATCA AGGCTCCTCAGGACTGGTCAGATCACGCCATCTGGTGGGAGAAGAGGAGCTGCTGGCTGCTAAAGACCCACTGGACTCTGGATAAGTATGGAGTCCAGGCGGACGCTGACCTGCGGTACACTCCACAACACAAACCCCTCTGCATCCAGCTGCCCAATATGAAGACCATCCGACTCCCTGTTAGCTTCTCTGGTGTGGTCTTCAGAGCTGTGGCTGAGATCTGCAAAGCTCTCA ACATCAGACGATCGGAAGAACTTTCTCTTCTGAAACCAACAGATGatcagaagaagaaaaagaaaaaagacaaggGCACAGAATCAGCCTTTGATGAGATATTAAACATGGATATAGCAGGAG GAGCCCTGGGTCTGTACAGTAAAACTATGACTCCGACCTATGACCCGGACAGTGGGTCGCCTGCATCTTCTACCAGTCTGTGGTTCGGCGAGAATCCTCTGACAGCCTGCCAACCCAACCTTCCACCAGAGGAACTGGCCAAACTCTTTAAGCCTCTTACAATGGAGGATAAAGCGGTCATTAATGCTGGGTAA